One window of the Acaryochloris sp. CCMEE 5410 genome contains the following:
- a CDS encoding neutral/alkaline non-lysosomal ceramidase N-terminal domain-containing protein — translation MRCPCIEPLQGSIDYQHTFIDMSHIEIADQPGKRTWPAALGLSFAAGSSEDSDPPFQFREGITVRTITKAESAILAASGVIAALEMPGAELPSHLDRKLTRDFVDGHAPKPIAFAPGLADSETDYYPITPKEVPIQILKIGNLVLTGIPGEITTMAGRRLRSTVQAALKADYLALATYANAFSQYITTFEEYQAQHYEGASLTA, via the coding sequence TTGCGCTGCCCCTGCATAGAACCCCTGCAGGGCAGCATCGACTATCAGCATACATTTATCGATATGTCCCATATTGAGATTGCCGACCAGCCGGGGAAGCGGACCTGGCCCGCAGCGTTAGGACTCTCCTTTGCTGCTGGCAGTAGCGAAGATAGCGATCCACCTTTTCAATTTAGAGAAGGCATCACCGTCAGAACGATTACCAAGGCTGAGTCCGCAATTTTAGCGGCTTCTGGTGTGATTGCTGCGCTTGAGATGCCCGGTGCTGAACTCCCCAGCCACTTGGACCGCAAGCTTACCCGAGATTTTGTTGACGGCCATGCTCCCAAACCCATTGCCTTTGCCCCCGGTTTAGCAGATTCGGAAACGGACTACTACCCCATTACGCCAAAAGAAGTTCCCATTCAAATCCTTAAAATTGGCAATCTGGTTCTAACGGGTATTCCTGGTGAAATCACCACCATGGCTGGACGACGCTTACGGTCAACGGTCCAGGCTGCACTAAAAGCAGACTATCTTGCCCTTGCGACTTACGCTAATGCCTTCTCCCAATACATCACAACGTTTGAAGAGTACCAGGCCCAGCACTACGAAGGCGCATCCCTGACTGCCTGA
- a CDS encoding transposase yields MLICLGILCPLPSKKAQSVERRWQRFLCNPLIDVHKLYVPLVLLALKNWRTHRLYLAMDTTVLWNEYCMIHVSVVCCGRAVPLLWKVLEHKSAAVAFEEYQPLLRQARWLLRQHPDVMLLADRGFANHQLMSWLQQSRWHYCLRIPCDVLLHGPRQCPREVRRLWPSKGEALLYRNVGLWDDGLYRCNLVLANIRGVKEPWAVITDESPSLQTLWQYALRFRVEELFLDSKSGVFELEESKIRCADALERLYLIAAVALLYSTAQGWLFILKGYANRLIPIGTEALAISRLDCGGSRGWSIKDGSC; encoded by the coding sequence ATGCTTATCTGCTTGGGAATCCTATGTCCCCTGCCGAGCAAAAAAGCCCAAAGTGTCGAGCGTCGCTGGCAACGCTTTCTGTGCAATCCGCTCATTGATGTCCACAAACTGTATGTCCCTTTGGTCCTTCTAGCGCTTAAGAACTGGCGAACCCATCGCCTTTACCTAGCGATGGATACCACGGTTTTATGGAATGAATACTGCATGATTCATGTATCCGTTGTCTGCTGTGGCAGAGCAGTACCGTTGTTATGGAAAGTATTAGAGCACAAGAGTGCGGCGGTTGCTTTTGAGGAATATCAACCGCTATTGCGTCAGGCCCGTTGGTTATTACGGCAGCATCCAGATGTCATGTTGTTAGCAGATCGTGGGTTCGCGAACCATCAACTGATGAGCTGGTTACAGCAGAGCCGTTGGCATTACTGTCTGCGTATCCCATGTGATGTCCTTCTCCATGGCCCCCGTCAATGTCCAAGAGAAGTCCGTAGGTTATGGCCATCCAAAGGAGAAGCTCTCCTCTACCGTAATGTCGGGCTTTGGGATGATGGCCTCTATCGGTGCAATTTGGTACTGGCGAATATCCGAGGCGTAAAAGAACCATGGGCAGTGATTACAGATGAATCACCCTCGTTACAAACCTTGTGGCAATACGCCTTGAGGTTTCGGGTGGAAGAATTATTCCTCGATAGTAAATCTGGTGTGTTTGAGCTTGAAGAGTCGAAAATTCGCTGTGCTGATGCTCTGGAGAGGCTGTACCTGATTGCTGCTGTGGCACTGCTATACAGCACGGCTCAGGGATGGCTGTTCATATTAAAGGGCTACGCCAACAGGTTGATCCCCATTGGCACAGAGGCATTAGCTATCTCAAGATTGGATTGCGGTGGCTCAAGGGGGTGGTCCATAAAGGACGGGAGTTGTTGA
- a CDS encoding neutral ceramidase produces the protein MEYKDLSGSQGASTLYGPYTLMAYQQEFRKLALAMKRGQPISLGSVPPAPDPTIILPRVTFRNLTKVRLAPTFHQHETSPPLKLAALKLPPEIDVAWMMPKDYRQTGLVVKFDGANAKISVNSLVTIHSDRSIEVSPYRPLCFGL, from the coding sequence ATGGAATACAAAGATCTGTCAGGCAGTCAGGGCGCATCCACATTATATGGGCCGTATACGTTGATGGCTTATCAGCAAGAGTTTCGCAAGTTGGCGTTAGCCATGAAGCGGGGACAACCTATCTCGCTGGGTTCAGTGCCTCCAGCTCCAGATCCTACAATAATATTGCCGAGAGTGACCTTTAGGAACTTAACCAAAGTGCGCCTCGCTCCAACCTTTCATCAGCATGAAACTTCTCCACCCCTAAAGCTGGCTGCCTTGAAGTTACCCCCAGAAATCGACGTGGCCTGGATGATGCCCAAAGACTATCGACAGACGGGGTTAGTGGTGAAGTTTGATGGGGCTAACGCCAAAATTTCCGTCAATTCCCTGGTGACGATCCATTCCGACCGCAGCATTGAAGTATCGCCTTACCGTCCCTTATGCTTTGGCCTGTAG
- a CDS encoding alkaline phosphatase — MLNRRQFLLTVGSVMGLVVLKDQSPPILAQPQFSAYPFSLGVASGDPQPNSVVLWTRLAPNPLSEQPMPAVAIPVQWQIATDAQMTEVIQQGTTQATPQWGHSVHVVVSNLSPGQWYWYQFQVGSETSPIGRTRTMPALDADPEQLKFAFVSCQHYEKGYFTAYQHLVQEDLDLVFHLGDYIYEGGPHAGRPRQHIGPNPVDLETYRLRYALYKSDPQLQAAHAAFPFICIWDDHEVDEDYAQDQSQNYDDPNVFRQRRWAAYQAYYEHLPLRPTAQPQNGQVQLFRRFQFGQLVEFHCLDNRQYRDDQPCATEGIGGGAIVSACQDRLADDRSMLGKPQEAWLIQGLQNSSAHWQVIAQQQLMAELKFGLETVSGYWTDGWDGYYASRQRILDVVEQRPLKNVVVIGGDIHAFGVADLKTNFQDPQSPIIGTEFVGTSISSTGLPQVLYSVSQKINPHIKFLDTRHRGYVLCQITREVWTTHLRIVDSVEQSESTIRTLASFQVKNGKPGAIPIEAMANP; from the coding sequence ATGCTCAATCGACGACAATTTTTGTTGACGGTGGGGTCAGTCATGGGTCTTGTCGTTCTCAAGGATCAGTCCCCCCCGATCTTGGCTCAACCCCAATTTTCTGCCTATCCCTTTAGCCTAGGCGTTGCCTCCGGCGATCCTCAACCCAATAGCGTTGTCCTCTGGACACGGTTAGCCCCTAACCCTTTATCAGAGCAACCCATGCCTGCGGTTGCTATTCCTGTTCAGTGGCAGATTGCAACGGATGCCCAGATGACTGAGGTGATTCAACAGGGAACGACCCAGGCTACGCCACAATGGGGACATTCCGTTCATGTGGTGGTATCCAATTTATCTCCAGGCCAGTGGTATTGGTATCAATTCCAGGTGGGGTCAGAAACAAGCCCGATTGGTCGAACCCGAACGATGCCAGCCTTGGACGCAGACCCTGAGCAATTAAAGTTTGCCTTTGTATCTTGCCAGCATTATGAAAAAGGATACTTCACGGCCTATCAACATCTCGTTCAAGAAGATTTAGATCTGGTCTTTCACTTGGGGGACTATATCTACGAAGGCGGTCCCCACGCAGGTCGGCCCAGACAACATATAGGGCCTAACCCCGTCGATCTAGAGACGTATCGTTTACGTTATGCCCTGTACAAAAGTGACCCCCAGTTGCAAGCCGCCCATGCAGCGTTTCCCTTTATCTGCATCTGGGATGACCATGAAGTCGATGAGGATTATGCCCAAGACCAGTCCCAAAACTATGATGACCCCAATGTATTTCGCCAACGTCGATGGGCAGCCTACCAAGCCTATTACGAGCATCTGCCGTTACGGCCCACCGCTCAGCCTCAAAATGGCCAAGTCCAACTGTTTCGTCGCTTCCAGTTTGGCCAATTAGTGGAGTTTCATTGCTTAGATAATCGGCAATATCGGGACGATCAACCTTGCGCCACTGAGGGAATAGGAGGAGGCGCGATAGTCTCAGCCTGCCAAGACCGTCTAGCAGATGACCGCTCCATGCTGGGTAAACCACAAGAGGCATGGCTGATCCAGGGCCTACAAAACTCTTCCGCTCATTGGCAGGTGATTGCCCAACAACAGCTGATGGCAGAACTGAAGTTTGGCCTGGAAACAGTATCTGGGTATTGGACAGATGGCTGGGATGGCTATTATGCTTCACGCCAACGCATCTTGGATGTTGTTGAGCAACGCCCTCTGAAAAATGTGGTTGTGATTGGGGGAGACATCCATGCCTTTGGGGTTGCAGATCTAAAGACAAATTTTCAGGATCCTCAGTCCCCTATCATTGGGACTGAATTTGTGGGTACGTCCATTAGTTCTACGGGGCTACCCCAGGTGCTCTATTCCGTCAGTCAAAAAATCAATCCTCACATCAAATTTTTGGATACCCGCCATCGAGGCTATGTCCTTTGTCAGATCACGCGGGAGGTTTGGACCACCCACTTACGCATCGTTGACTCCGTTGAACAGTCTGAGTCCACTATTCGAACCCTGGCTTCTTTTCAAGTCAAAAATGGCAAACCTGGAGCCATCCCCATAGAAGCCATGGCAAACCCTTGA
- a CDS encoding DUF962 domain-containing protein encodes MQLEFCNFKEFYPFYLSQHQNLICRRLHLLGITLGLISLLTVISLRNWLYLPLPLVLGYGCAWIGHFFFEKNKPATFNYPLWSLRGDFAMVKDMLTGQIEL; translated from the coding sequence ATGCAACTAGAATTTTGTAATTTTAAAGAGTTTTACCCTTTTTATCTATCTCAACATCAAAATTTAATCTGTCGGAGGTTACACCTCCTAGGTATAACCTTGGGACTAATATCCTTGCTGACGGTAATTAGCCTTAGGAACTGGCTTTATCTACCCCTGCCCCTCGTGCTGGGCTATGGCTGTGCCTGGATCGGTCATTTCTTTTTTGAGAAGAACAAGCCAGCCACCTTCAATTATCCGTTGTGGAGCCTACGAGGTGATTTTGCCATGGTGAAGGATATGCTAACCGGCCAGATTGAGCTTTAA
- a CDS encoding DUF4438 domain-containing protein, giving the protein MKTRRSVRNRNQLRLNQEDLVMSVVMGQIAHPVGRANPYRIGHDGVPRILPAGGGISINQRIGDRCVGLAGDHVEPGVSLHNNDREVTGSRKGNNLALITYACVGNRAQVINGPCKGQWGLVTGKHGGVDHVMVDFPTPVLKRLRIGDRIQINSIGMGLRLPDYPDITVMNCSPALLKQWPLQLNAKGLKVPVTHVIPSGLLGSGLGKNSSWRGDVDIQLFDDKARSRFHLDQLRFGDLVAISCGSSQFGPALRENKTIIGVIVHGDSIVSGHGPGVTPLLSGSDRKLHPIRDPEANLALLFDLQIVFKSTPHKFYKSTHGLNKNYEY; this is encoded by the coding sequence ATGAAAACACGTCGCTCAGTTCGCAACCGAAACCAGCTACGGCTTAACCAAGAGGACTTGGTTATGTCTGTGGTGATGGGTCAAATTGCCCATCCCGTGGGTCGTGCCAATCCTTATCGGATTGGTCATGATGGAGTGCCTCGGATTCTGCCTGCTGGGGGGGGGATTTCTATCAACCAGCGGATTGGCGATCGCTGTGTGGGTCTTGCGGGTGATCATGTGGAGCCGGGGGTTTCGTTACACAATAATGATCGGGAAGTCACGGGCAGTCGTAAGGGGAATAATTTGGCGCTGATTACGTATGCCTGTGTGGGCAATCGTGCTCAGGTGATCAATGGTCCTTGTAAAGGGCAATGGGGTTTAGTAACGGGGAAGCATGGTGGGGTTGATCATGTGATGGTGGATTTTCCCACTCCAGTTTTAAAGCGGTTACGGATTGGCGATCGCATTCAGATCAATAGCATCGGAATGGGACTTCGGCTACCAGATTATCCTGACATAACTGTCATGAACTGCTCTCCGGCTCTTTTGAAGCAATGGCCATTGCAATTAAATGCAAAAGGCCTAAAAGTTCCTGTCACCCATGTTATTCCTTCAGGTTTGCTGGGTTCTGGATTGGGTAAGAATTCCTCCTGGAGGGGTGATGTAGATATTCAACTTTTTGATGACAAGGCTCGCAGTCGATTTCATCTCGATCAGTTACGATTTGGTGATTTAGTTGCAATTAGTTGTGGAAGTAGTCAATTTGGTCCTGCCCTTCGAGAAAACAAAACTATTATTGGGGTAATTGTGCATGGCGATAGCATTGTAAGTGGCCATGGTCCTGGTGTAACTCCACTGCTATCTGGTTCAGATAGGAAATTGCACCCTATTCGCGATCCTGAAGCAAATCTGGCATTGCTATTTGATTTGCAAATAGTATTTAAGTCAACACCTCATAAGTTCTATAAATCTACTCATGGCTTAAATAAAAATTACGAATATTAG